The proteins below are encoded in one region of Ricinus communis isolate WT05 ecotype wild-type chromosome 6, ASM1957865v1, whole genome shotgun sequence:
- the LOC8287469 gene encoding ultraviolet-B receptor UVR8 isoform X3, whose product MGFNRRSRSKLCHIREAWASIMKAAAGWAHCIAATDTGEVYTWGWKECIPSGKVFGDPSVAGGTEKDVFERHSPFLTEQVSPRSQSSRSTGGIDGRGSGDESTKRRRISSAKQSAESSSSGDETLSALPCLVTLNPGVRITTVAAGGRHTLALSDIGQVWGWGYGGEGQLGLGSRIRMVSSPHPVPCVDPSYGKDRPAPFSRGGMTSEGHGFRVPGSYVKGIACGGRHSAVITDAGALLTFGWGLYGQCGQGSTDDELSPICVSPLLGIRIAGVAAGLWHTICVSADGDVYAFGGNQFGQLGTGSDQAETTPRLLDAPSLEDIHAKVVSCGARHSAIVAEDGKVFCWGWNKYGQLGLGDVIDRNIPSPVTIEGCIPRNVACGWWHTLLLAESPP is encoded by the exons ATGGGGTTCAACAGACGATCTAGGTCAAAGCTATGTCACATCCGGGAAGCATGGG CTTCCATCATGAAAGCTGCGGCTGGTTGGGCCCATTGCATAGCAGCTACAG ACACTGGTGAAGTTTATACTTGGGGTTGGAAAGAGTGTATTCCTTCAGGAAAGGTCTTTGGCGATCCATCGGTGGCGGGGGGCACAGAAAAGGATGTGTTTGAAAGACATAGTCCATTTTTAACTGAGCAAG TGAGCCCTCGTTCTCAAAGCTCAAGATCTACTGGTGGAATTGATGGCAGAGGAAGTGGGGATGAGAGTACAAAACGCAGGAGAATATCATCTGCAAAACAATCAGCTGAAAGCTCATCTTCCGGCGATGAGACACTATCAGCATTGCCATGTCTAGTAACATTGAATCCAGGAGTGAGGATTACTACTGTTGCTGCTGGTGGTCGCCACACTTTAGCATTGTCAG ATATAGGACAGGTGTGGGGTTGGGGCTATGGAGGTGAAGGGCAACTTGGTTTGGGCTCCCGGATACGCATGGTATCCTCTCCCCATCCTGTACCTTGCGTCGACCCTTCTTATGGAAAAGATAGACCTGCACCATTTTCTCGAGGAGGCATGACTTCAGAAGGACATGGTTTTAGAGTTCCTGGAAGTTATGTGAAGGGGATCGCCTGTGGAGGGCGACATAGTGCAGTAATCACGG ATGCTGGAGCGCTCCTTACTTTTGGTTGGGGACTCTACGGACAG TGTGGACAAGGGAGTACAGATGATGAGCTGAGCCCGATTTGTGTATCTCCATTGCTGGGCATACGGATAGCTGGTGTTGCTGCAGGCTTGTGGCACACTATTTGTGTTTCCGCCGATGGTGATGTTTATGCTTTTGGTGGAAATCAGTTTGGACAATTGGGAACTGGTAGTGATCAGGCAGAG ACTACCCCTAGGCTCTTGGATGCTCCAAGTCTGGAAGATATACATGCAAAAGTTGTCTCGTGCGGGGCTCGTCACAGTGCTATAGTTGCAG AGGACGGGAAAGTGTTTTGCTGGGGCTGGAACAAGTATGGCCAG CTTGGGTTGGGGGACGTGATTGACCGCAACATTCCTTCTCCGGTTACTATAGAGGGTTGCATCCCTAGGAATGTAGCATGTGGCTGGTGGCATACCCTACTTTTGGCTGAATCACCTCCTTGA
- the LOC8287469 gene encoding ultraviolet-B receptor UVR8 isoform X1 — translation MNGEGKEVMKMEEMVKEKLVFMWGYLPGALPQRSPILSPVVVRADGYSWKDVCGGGCGFAMAISESGKLITWGSTDDLGQSYVTSGKHGEIPEPFPLPTEASIMKAAAGWAHCIAATDTGEVYTWGWKECIPSGKVFGDPSVAGGTEKDVFERHSPFLTEQVSPRSQSSRSTGGIDGRGSGDESTKRRRISSAKQSAESSSSGDETLSALPCLVTLNPGVRITTVAAGGRHTLALSDIGQVWGWGYGGEGQLGLGSRIRMVSSPHPVPCVDPSYGKDRPAPFSRGGMTSEGHGFRVPGSYVKGIACGGRHSAVITDAGALLTFGWGLYGQCGQGSTDDELSPICVSPLLGIRIAGVAAGLWHTICVSADGDVYAFGGNQFGQLGTGSDQAETTPRLLDAPSLEDIHAKVVSCGARHSAIVAEDGKVFCWGWNKYGQLGLGDVIDRNIPSPVTIEGCIPRNVACGWWHTLLLAESPP, via the exons ATGAATGGAGAAGGAAAGGAAGTGATGAAAATGGAGGAAATGGTAAAGGAGAAGTTGGTGTTTATGTGGGGATATCTACCTGGAGCTTTGCCGCAAAGGTCGCCGATATTATCGCCGGTTGTTGTAAGGGCTGATGGATATTCGTGGAAAGATGTTTGTGGCGGCGGTTGTGGATTTGCCATGGCTATTTCTg AGTCCGGAAAGCTTATTACATGGGGTTCAACAGACGATCTAGGTCAAAGCTATGTCACATCCGGGAAGCATGGG GAAATTCCTGAACCTTTCCCTCTTCCAACTGAAGCTTCCATCATGAAAGCTGCGGCTGGTTGGGCCCATTGCATAGCAGCTACAG ACACTGGTGAAGTTTATACTTGGGGTTGGAAAGAGTGTATTCCTTCAGGAAAGGTCTTTGGCGATCCATCGGTGGCGGGGGGCACAGAAAAGGATGTGTTTGAAAGACATAGTCCATTTTTAACTGAGCAAG TGAGCCCTCGTTCTCAAAGCTCAAGATCTACTGGTGGAATTGATGGCAGAGGAAGTGGGGATGAGAGTACAAAACGCAGGAGAATATCATCTGCAAAACAATCAGCTGAAAGCTCATCTTCCGGCGATGAGACACTATCAGCATTGCCATGTCTAGTAACATTGAATCCAGGAGTGAGGATTACTACTGTTGCTGCTGGTGGTCGCCACACTTTAGCATTGTCAG ATATAGGACAGGTGTGGGGTTGGGGCTATGGAGGTGAAGGGCAACTTGGTTTGGGCTCCCGGATACGCATGGTATCCTCTCCCCATCCTGTACCTTGCGTCGACCCTTCTTATGGAAAAGATAGACCTGCACCATTTTCTCGAGGAGGCATGACTTCAGAAGGACATGGTTTTAGAGTTCCTGGAAGTTATGTGAAGGGGATCGCCTGTGGAGGGCGACATAGTGCAGTAATCACGG ATGCTGGAGCGCTCCTTACTTTTGGTTGGGGACTCTACGGACAG TGTGGACAAGGGAGTACAGATGATGAGCTGAGCCCGATTTGTGTATCTCCATTGCTGGGCATACGGATAGCTGGTGTTGCTGCAGGCTTGTGGCACACTATTTGTGTTTCCGCCGATGGTGATGTTTATGCTTTTGGTGGAAATCAGTTTGGACAATTGGGAACTGGTAGTGATCAGGCAGAG ACTACCCCTAGGCTCTTGGATGCTCCAAGTCTGGAAGATATACATGCAAAAGTTGTCTCGTGCGGGGCTCGTCACAGTGCTATAGTTGCAG AGGACGGGAAAGTGTTTTGCTGGGGCTGGAACAAGTATGGCCAG CTTGGGTTGGGGGACGTGATTGACCGCAACATTCCTTCTCCGGTTACTATAGAGGGTTGCATCCCTAGGAATGTAGCATGTGGCTGGTGGCATACCCTACTTTTGGCTGAATCACCTCCTTGA
- the LOC8287469 gene encoding ultraviolet-B receptor UVR8 isoform X2, giving the protein MGFNRRSRSKLCHIREAWGSIAKHETQTSIMKAAAGWAHCIAATDTGEVYTWGWKECIPSGKVFGDPSVAGGTEKDVFERHSPFLTEQVSPRSQSSRSTGGIDGRGSGDESTKRRRISSAKQSAESSSSGDETLSALPCLVTLNPGVRITTVAAGGRHTLALSDIGQVWGWGYGGEGQLGLGSRIRMVSSPHPVPCVDPSYGKDRPAPFSRGGMTSEGHGFRVPGSYVKGIACGGRHSAVITDAGALLTFGWGLYGQCGQGSTDDELSPICVSPLLGIRIAGVAAGLWHTICVSADGDVYAFGGNQFGQLGTGSDQAETTPRLLDAPSLEDIHAKVVSCGARHSAIVAEDGKVFCWGWNKYGQLGLGDVIDRNIPSPVTIEGCIPRNVACGWWHTLLLAESPP; this is encoded by the exons ATGGGGTTCAACAGACGATCTAGGTCAAAGCTATGTCACATCCGGGAAGCATGGGGTAGTATAGCAAAACATGAGACCCAAA CTTCCATCATGAAAGCTGCGGCTGGTTGGGCCCATTGCATAGCAGCTACAG ACACTGGTGAAGTTTATACTTGGGGTTGGAAAGAGTGTATTCCTTCAGGAAAGGTCTTTGGCGATCCATCGGTGGCGGGGGGCACAGAAAAGGATGTGTTTGAAAGACATAGTCCATTTTTAACTGAGCAAG TGAGCCCTCGTTCTCAAAGCTCAAGATCTACTGGTGGAATTGATGGCAGAGGAAGTGGGGATGAGAGTACAAAACGCAGGAGAATATCATCTGCAAAACAATCAGCTGAAAGCTCATCTTCCGGCGATGAGACACTATCAGCATTGCCATGTCTAGTAACATTGAATCCAGGAGTGAGGATTACTACTGTTGCTGCTGGTGGTCGCCACACTTTAGCATTGTCAG ATATAGGACAGGTGTGGGGTTGGGGCTATGGAGGTGAAGGGCAACTTGGTTTGGGCTCCCGGATACGCATGGTATCCTCTCCCCATCCTGTACCTTGCGTCGACCCTTCTTATGGAAAAGATAGACCTGCACCATTTTCTCGAGGAGGCATGACTTCAGAAGGACATGGTTTTAGAGTTCCTGGAAGTTATGTGAAGGGGATCGCCTGTGGAGGGCGACATAGTGCAGTAATCACGG ATGCTGGAGCGCTCCTTACTTTTGGTTGGGGACTCTACGGACAG TGTGGACAAGGGAGTACAGATGATGAGCTGAGCCCGATTTGTGTATCTCCATTGCTGGGCATACGGATAGCTGGTGTTGCTGCAGGCTTGTGGCACACTATTTGTGTTTCCGCCGATGGTGATGTTTATGCTTTTGGTGGAAATCAGTTTGGACAATTGGGAACTGGTAGTGATCAGGCAGAG ACTACCCCTAGGCTCTTGGATGCTCCAAGTCTGGAAGATATACATGCAAAAGTTGTCTCGTGCGGGGCTCGTCACAGTGCTATAGTTGCAG AGGACGGGAAAGTGTTTTGCTGGGGCTGGAACAAGTATGGCCAG CTTGGGTTGGGGGACGTGATTGACCGCAACATTCCTTCTCCGGTTACTATAGAGGGTTGCATCCCTAGGAATGTAGCATGTGGCTGGTGGCATACCCTACTTTTGGCTGAATCACCTCCTTGA
- the LOC8287469 gene encoding ultraviolet-B receptor UVR8 isoform X4 has protein sequence MNGEGKEVMKMEEMVKEKLVFMWGYLPGALPQRSPILSPVVVRADGYSWKDVCGGGCGFAMAISESGKLITWGSTDDLGQSYVTSGKHGEIPEPFPLPTEASIMKAAAGWAHCIAATDTGEVYTWGWKECIPSGKVFGDPSVAGGTEKDVFERHSPFLTEQVSPRSQSSRSTGGIDGRGSGDESTKRRRISSAKQSAESSSSGDETLSALPCLVTLNPGVRITTVAAGGRHTLALSDIGQVWGWGYGGEGQLGLGSRIRMVSSPHPVPCVDPSYGKDRPAPFSRGGMTSEGHGFRVPGSYVKGIACGGRHSAVITDAGALLTFGWGLYGQGQYVGKVDNGEEKSSVDVEDEVHLTRDNLLTLFLLKCLSCFIFSVLNCFLHV, from the exons ATGAATGGAGAAGGAAAGGAAGTGATGAAAATGGAGGAAATGGTAAAGGAGAAGTTGGTGTTTATGTGGGGATATCTACCTGGAGCTTTGCCGCAAAGGTCGCCGATATTATCGCCGGTTGTTGTAAGGGCTGATGGATATTCGTGGAAAGATGTTTGTGGCGGCGGTTGTGGATTTGCCATGGCTATTTCTg AGTCCGGAAAGCTTATTACATGGGGTTCAACAGACGATCTAGGTCAAAGCTATGTCACATCCGGGAAGCATGGG GAAATTCCTGAACCTTTCCCTCTTCCAACTGAAGCTTCCATCATGAAAGCTGCGGCTGGTTGGGCCCATTGCATAGCAGCTACAG ACACTGGTGAAGTTTATACTTGGGGTTGGAAAGAGTGTATTCCTTCAGGAAAGGTCTTTGGCGATCCATCGGTGGCGGGGGGCACAGAAAAGGATGTGTTTGAAAGACATAGTCCATTTTTAACTGAGCAAG TGAGCCCTCGTTCTCAAAGCTCAAGATCTACTGGTGGAATTGATGGCAGAGGAAGTGGGGATGAGAGTACAAAACGCAGGAGAATATCATCTGCAAAACAATCAGCTGAAAGCTCATCTTCCGGCGATGAGACACTATCAGCATTGCCATGTCTAGTAACATTGAATCCAGGAGTGAGGATTACTACTGTTGCTGCTGGTGGTCGCCACACTTTAGCATTGTCAG ATATAGGACAGGTGTGGGGTTGGGGCTATGGAGGTGAAGGGCAACTTGGTTTGGGCTCCCGGATACGCATGGTATCCTCTCCCCATCCTGTACCTTGCGTCGACCCTTCTTATGGAAAAGATAGACCTGCACCATTTTCTCGAGGAGGCATGACTTCAGAAGGACATGGTTTTAGAGTTCCTGGAAGTTATGTGAAGGGGATCGCCTGTGGAGGGCGACATAGTGCAGTAATCACGG ATGCTGGAGCGCTCCTTACTTTTGGTTGGGGACTCTACGGACAG ggtcaatatgtaggtaaAGTAGATAATGGTGAAGAAAAAAGCTCTGTAGATGTTGAAGATGAGGTTCATCTAACAAGGGATAATCTACTtactctatttcttttaaaatgcttatcttgttttattttctcgGTACTAAATTGTTTCTTGCATGTTTAA
- the LOC8287467 gene encoding uncharacterized protein LOC8287467: MGGLSVLFKDEETEKISCDSTIMAVDIPGNKKSGERKVVVGGLSLLFKDECDGEPKTKDFESSTTIIGAEENMVVVDGFPLACKDNDQAQKEVNCSSSIIMVEEVEESVADDKKPVGLNMEKNGKRTSDYTFKMPLHFPRYTKEQYEEMSEEKLDLLLQEYGFINHGDLDYKKQFAINAFLWPTTTPCGELLAAQNYQTACQEKRTVISSIVGIVCHALKLK, translated from the coding sequence ATGGGGGGGCTTTCTGTGCTTTTTAAGGATGAAGAAACGGAAAAGATCAGCTGCGACTCGACAATCATGGCAGTAGATATCCCAGGGAACAAGAAATCAGGGGAAAGAAAGGTTGTCGTGGGTGGGCTTTCTTTGCTTTTCAAGGATGAATGTGATGGAGAACCTAAGACGAAGGACTTCGAAAGCTCCACAACAATAATAGGCGCGGAAGAAAATATGGTTGTTGTGGACGGCTTTCCCTTGGCTTGCAAGGATAATGATCAAGCACAGAAAGAAGTCAACTGCAGCAGCTCCATAATCATGGTGGAAGAAGTCGAGGAATCAGTAGCAGATGACAAGAAACCAGTGGGATTAAACATGGAGAAGAATGGGAAAAGGACTAGTGATTATACGTTCAAGATGCCACTGCACTTTCCAAGATATACTAAGGAACAATATGAGGAGATGAGTGAGGAGAAACTCGATTTACTTCTTCAGGAGTATGGGTTTATTAATCATGGTGACTTGGATTACAAGAAACAGTTCGCTATAAATGCCTTCCTCTGGCCTACTACTACTCCATGCGGAGAACTGCTTGCTGCTCAAAATTATCAGACTGCTTGTCAGGAAAAGAGGACAGTGATCAGTAGTATAGTTGGAATTGTTTGCCATGCGTTGAagcttaagtaa